Proteins found in one Bacillus subtilis subsp. subtilis str. 168 genomic segment:
- the yqkE gene encoding hypothetical protein (Evidence 4: Unknown function but conserved in other organisms) has translation MKKQKSIDKHQLKDGLQSDIKAKLMEMKSQLKEEDEKRQKREKAEQIRKKKEIEKNKSFEELLNESQMDWHQYK, from the coding sequence ATGAAAAAACAAAAATCCATTGACAAACACCAGCTAAAAGACGGCCTTCAATCCGATATCAAAGCAAAGCTTATGGAGATGAAGAGCCAATTGAAGGAAGAGGATGAAAAGAGGCAGAAAAGAGAAAAAGCAGAACAGATTAGAAAGAAAAAAGAGATCGAAAAAAATAAGAGCTTTGAAGAACTCCTAAATGAAAGCCAAATGGATTGGCATCAATATAAATAA
- the nudF gene encoding isopentenyl pyrophosphate and dimethylallyl pyrophosphate diphosphatase (moonlighting ADP-ribose pyrophosphatase) (Evidence 2a: Function from experimental evidences in other organisms; PubMedId: 10542272, 17693564, 21638333, 25212876; Product type e: enzyme): protein MKSLEEKTIAKEQIFSGKVIDLYVEDVELPNGKASKREIVKHPGAVAVLAVTDEGKIIMVKQFRKPLERTIVEIPAGKLEKGEEPEYTALRELEEETGYTAKKLTKITAFYTSPGFADEIVHVFLAEELSVLEEKRELDEDEFVEVMEVTLEDALKLVESREVYDAKTAYAIQYLQLKEALQAQK from the coding sequence ATGAAATCATTAGAAGAAAAAACAATTGCCAAAGAACAGATTTTTTCGGGTAAAGTCATTGATCTTTATGTCGAGGATGTAGAGCTGCCAAACGGCAAAGCCAGTAAACGTGAAATTGTGAAACACCCTGGAGCTGTAGCGGTACTAGCCGTCACAGATGAAGGGAAAATCATCATGGTCAAACAATTCCGTAAGCCGCTTGAGCGGACGATCGTTGAAATTCCGGCCGGTAAGCTTGAAAAAGGTGAGGAGCCGGAGTATACGGCACTTCGGGAACTTGAAGAGGAAACCGGTTATACAGCAAAAAAACTGACAAAAATAACTGCGTTTTATACATCACCCGGATTTGCAGATGAAATCGTTCACGTTTTTCTTGCTGAGGAGCTTTCTGTGCTTGAAGAAAAACGGGAGCTTGATGAGGACGAGTTTGTTGAAGTGATGGAGGTGACGCTTGAAGATGCGCTAAAGCTGGTTGAATCGCGTGAAGTATATGATGCTAAAACAGCCTACGCGATTCAGTATCTTCAGCTGAAAGAAGCGCTCCAAGCACAAAAATGA
- the mciZ gene encoding cell division inhibitor (Evidence 1a: Function from experimental evidences in the studied strain; PubMedId: 18284588, 23237472, 25848052, 27752253; Product type f: factor), whose protein sequence is MKVHRMPKGVVLVGKAWEIRAKLKEYGRTFQYVKDWISKP, encoded by the coding sequence GTGAAAGTGCACCGCATGCCAAAAGGTGTTGTCTTAGTCGGAAAAGCATGGGAAATTCGAGCGAAGTTAAAAGAGTATGGACGCACATTTCAATATGTGAAAGATTGGATCTCAAAGCCATAA
- the mleA gene encoding catabolic NAD-dependent malic enzyme (conversion of malate into pyruvate) (Evidence 1a: Function from experimental evidences in the studied strain; PubMedId: 16788182, 23136871; Product type e: enzyme) codes for MIAKHMIRTLMIETPSVPGNLGRVATAIGLLGGDIGEVETVKVGPNYTMRNITVQVENEEQLQEVIAAVQALGEGIRLHTVSDEVLSAHEGGKIQMKSKMPIRSLAELGRVYTPGVADVCRLIEKEPEKASIYTTISNSVAIVTDGTAILGLGNIGSVAGMPVMEGKAALFDQLAGISGIPILLDTSDPEEIIKTVKHISPGFSGILLEDIGSPHCFEIEDRLKEELNIPVMHDDQHGTAVVTLAAAISACRSAGVDLKEAKVGQIGLGAAGVAICRMFMAYGVNAVYGTDKSESAMNRLEQYGGQAVSSIEELMETCDIVIATTGVPGLIKPAFVRSGQVILALSNPKPEIEPEAALQAGAAYAADGRSVNNVLGFPGIFRGALNAKSTEINHDMLVAAAEAIAACTKQGDVVPQPLDSKVHHAVAAAVEHAALTAVK; via the coding sequence ATGATAGCGAAACACATGATTCGGACACTGATGATCGAAACGCCTTCGGTTCCCGGAAATCTTGGAAGGGTGGCTACGGCCATCGGCCTTCTGGGCGGGGATATTGGTGAAGTGGAGACGGTAAAAGTCGGACCCAATTACACAATGCGGAATATTACCGTTCAAGTGGAGAATGAAGAACAGCTTCAGGAAGTGATCGCGGCTGTACAGGCCCTCGGAGAAGGGATCAGGCTTCACACCGTATCTGATGAAGTCCTGTCCGCACATGAAGGCGGAAAAATCCAAATGAAAAGCAAAATGCCGATCCGTTCACTGGCAGAGCTGGGACGTGTCTACACACCAGGTGTTGCGGACGTGTGCCGACTGATCGAAAAAGAACCTGAAAAAGCTTCTATTTATACAACGATCAGCAATTCTGTTGCAATTGTAACGGATGGAACCGCAATTTTAGGCCTTGGGAATATCGGCTCTGTGGCTGGCATGCCTGTCATGGAAGGAAAGGCTGCTTTATTTGATCAGCTGGCGGGTATTAGCGGCATTCCGATACTGCTTGATACGAGTGATCCTGAAGAAATCATCAAAACAGTAAAACATATTTCTCCGGGCTTTAGCGGCATCCTTCTTGAGGATATCGGTTCGCCGCATTGTTTTGAAATCGAGGATCGCCTAAAAGAGGAGCTGAACATCCCTGTTATGCACGATGACCAGCATGGTACAGCTGTAGTGACGCTGGCAGCTGCCATTTCGGCATGCAGGAGTGCGGGGGTTGACCTGAAGGAAGCGAAAGTGGGGCAAATCGGCCTTGGCGCAGCAGGCGTGGCCATCTGCCGGATGTTCATGGCTTATGGTGTGAATGCTGTATACGGAACAGACAAATCAGAGTCAGCAATGAACCGTCTCGAACAATACGGCGGACAGGCAGTTTCCAGTATTGAGGAGCTTATGGAAACATGTGATATTGTCATTGCTACAACGGGCGTTCCGGGTTTAATAAAACCGGCATTTGTACGTTCTGGTCAAGTGATTCTGGCTTTATCGAATCCGAAGCCGGAAATTGAGCCGGAGGCCGCACTGCAGGCTGGCGCCGCATATGCAGCTGACGGGCGTTCTGTTAATAATGTACTCGGTTTTCCAGGGATTTTTAGAGGAGCGCTTAACGCAAAAAGCACGGAGATTAATCATGATATGCTTGTCGCAGCAGCAGAGGCCATCGCAGCTTGCACTAAACAAGGTGATGTTGTCCCTCAGCCGCTTGATTCAAAAGTCCATCATGCGGTAGCAGCAGCTGTCGAGCATGCAGCTCTTACAGCAGTGAAATAA
- the ansA gene encoding exported L-asparaginase (Evidence 1a: Function from experimental evidences in the studied strain; PubMedId: 1711029, 11914346, 22720735; Product type e: enzyme), whose protein sequence is MKKLLMLTTGGTIASVEGENGLAPGVKADELLSYVSKLDNDYTMETQSLMNIDSTNMQPEYWVEIAEAVKENYDAYDGFVITHGTDTMAYTSAALSYMLQHAKKPIVITGSQIPITFQKTDAKKNITDAIRFACEGVGGVYVVFDGRVIQGTRAIKLRTKSYDAFESINYPYIAFINEDGIEYNKQVTEPENDTFTVDTSLCTDVCLLKLHPGLKPEMFDALKSMYKGIVIESYGSGGVPFEGRDILSKVNELIESGIVVVITTQCLEEGEDMSIYEVGRRVNQDLIIRSRNMNTEAIVPKLMWALGQSSDLPVVKRIMETPIADDVVL, encoded by the coding sequence ATGAAAAAATTATTGATGTTGACAACTGGGGGAACGATTGCTTCAGTTGAAGGGGAAAATGGGCTGGCTCCCGGAGTCAAGGCTGATGAATTATTAAGTTACGTATCAAAACTTGATAACGATTACACAATGGAAACTCAGTCGCTTATGAATATAGACAGCACCAATATGCAGCCTGAATACTGGGTGGAAATAGCAGAAGCCGTTAAGGAAAATTATGATGCCTATGACGGGTTTGTTATTACTCACGGTACAGATACAATGGCCTATACATCTGCCGCACTATCGTATATGCTGCAGCATGCCAAAAAGCCGATTGTCATCACCGGCTCGCAGATTCCGATCACGTTCCAAAAAACCGATGCCAAAAAAAATATTACAGATGCCATTCGATTTGCCTGTGAAGGCGTGGGCGGCGTTTATGTTGTGTTTGACGGCAGAGTCATTCAGGGAACGCGTGCGATCAAATTAAGAACGAAAAGCTACGACGCATTTGAAAGCATCAATTACCCATATATCGCTTTTATCAATGAAGACGGGATCGAATACAACAAACAAGTAACGGAACCTGAGAACGACACCTTCACAGTTGACACTTCACTATGCACAGATGTATGTCTGCTGAAGCTGCATCCAGGCTTAAAGCCCGAAATGTTTGATGCCCTGAAAAGCATGTACAAAGGAATTGTCATTGAGAGTTATGGCAGCGGAGGAGTGCCGTTTGAAGGCAGAGACATTTTGTCAAAAGTGAATGAACTGATCGAAAGCGGCATTGTCGTCGTCATTACGACTCAATGTCTTGAAGAAGGCGAAGACATGAGCATTTACGAGGTTGGCCGCAGAGTCAACCAAGACTTAATTATCCGATCAAGAAATATGAACACAGAAGCAATTGTGCCAAAATTGATGTGGGCGCTAGGTCAGTCTTCGGATCTTCCTGTCGTCAAGAGAATTATGGAAACGCCGATAGCTGATGACGTTGTCCTGTAA
- the yqxK gene encoding putative nucleotide binding protein (Evidence 3: Putative function from multiple computational evidences; Product type f: factor) — protein MKKIYADLHIHIGRTFTGRAVKITGAKTLTLDRILVEASEHKGIELLGIIDCHSPEVILELEEGISSGKYRELDGGGIRYRSTTLLLGSELEIYDEACSGPIHVLVFMPTLADMKQFSNWLSARLKNIHLSSQRIYETGLNLQKKVQDMGGLFIPAHIFTPHKSLYGKGVKSSLTEVFDPSMIDAVELGLSCDTDMASHVSQLNPYPFLTNSDAHSLGKIGREYNELYVQSADFTEFALALKGQDDRKIIANYGLDPLLGKYYQTACEACGEPAVSGETACANCGKARFTKGVSDRLRELSDQLEVRVPRPRYVHQIPLQFVPGVGPKTLDKLKKAFGTEMAVLHEAAEEDLARVVPPKTAALIVKARSGKLELKAGGGGTYGKIKP, from the coding sequence ATGAAAAAGATTTACGCGGATTTGCACATTCATATCGGCCGGACCTTTACAGGAAGGGCTGTCAAAATAACAGGCGCCAAAACATTAACGCTGGACAGAATTTTGGTTGAAGCCAGTGAACATAAAGGAATTGAACTCCTCGGCATTATCGACTGTCATTCTCCGGAAGTCATTCTAGAGCTTGAGGAAGGCATTTCATCTGGAAAATATCGCGAGCTTGACGGGGGAGGAATCCGTTATCGCAGCACGACTCTTTTATTGGGGAGCGAGCTGGAGATTTATGATGAAGCCTGCAGCGGACCGATCCATGTGCTCGTATTTATGCCGACGCTGGCTGATATGAAACAGTTTTCAAACTGGCTGTCAGCCCGGCTGAAAAATATTCATTTAAGCTCGCAGCGGATTTATGAAACGGGCTTAAACCTGCAAAAAAAAGTGCAGGATATGGGCGGCCTGTTTATCCCCGCCCATATCTTTACGCCGCATAAAAGCTTATATGGAAAAGGGGTTAAATCAAGCTTAACTGAGGTTTTTGATCCATCTATGATAGACGCGGTGGAGCTTGGATTAAGCTGTGATACAGACATGGCATCACACGTATCGCAATTGAATCCGTATCCTTTTTTAACAAATTCTGATGCGCATTCGTTGGGGAAAATCGGCAGAGAATATAATGAATTATATGTGCAGTCAGCTGATTTTACTGAATTTGCTCTTGCATTAAAGGGACAAGATGACAGGAAAATTATCGCAAATTATGGCTTGGACCCGTTATTGGGGAAATATTATCAGACGGCTTGCGAAGCGTGCGGAGAGCCTGCTGTAAGCGGGGAAACAGCGTGCGCGAATTGCGGAAAAGCCAGATTTACCAAGGGAGTCAGCGATAGATTGCGTGAATTGAGTGATCAGCTTGAAGTTCGCGTCCCGCGTCCGCGATATGTACATCAGATCCCGCTGCAATTTGTTCCGGGTGTAGGCCCGAAAACGCTGGACAAACTAAAAAAAGCCTTCGGAACAGAAATGGCTGTTCTTCATGAGGCTGCAGAAGAAGATTTGGCTCGCGTTGTCCCGCCGAAAACCGCGGCGCTTATCGTAAAAGCGAGATCCGGAAAACTGGAATTGAAAGCCGGAGGAGGAGGAACCTACGGTAAAATTAAACCGTGA
- the mleN gene encoding malate-H+/Na+-lactate antiporter (Evidence 1a: Function from experimental evidences in the studied strain; PubMedId: 10903309, 15849754, 16850406; Product type t: transporter), which yields MKDVRLPTLFEIIIVLGVFLALVLSFTVFLDLPIQLALFVSWFIAMLLGIRLGYSYKDLQNAIVHGISNGLEAVLILVSVGALIGTWIAGGVVPTLIYYGLEFIHPSIFLLATLIICSIMSVATGTSWGTVGTAGIAMIAIGEGLGIPLPLVAGAILSGAYFGDKLSPLSDSTVLASSLSKVDVLAHVRAMLYLSIPAYVITAILFTVVGFMYGGKNIDLDKVEFLKSSLQNTFDIHIWMLIPAVLVIVLLAMKKPSMPVIVIGALLGAIWAVVFQGMDIAHAIATAYNGFSIKTDVEFLNGLLNRGGIVGMLDSLVVIIFGLGFGGLLEKLGVLKVIVSTFEKKLTSAGNVTLSTLIVAFLANIFGCAMYVSLILTPKIMEDSYDRLHLDRRVLSRNSEVGGTLTSGMVPWSDNGIYMAGILGVSTFSYLPFMWLSFVAIGLAIIYGYTGKFIWYTKNNTVKAEKLG from the coding sequence TTGAAGGATGTAAGATTGCCAACACTATTTGAAATTATTATTGTACTAGGAGTATTTTTAGCACTTGTTCTATCGTTTACAGTCTTTCTCGACTTGCCGATACAGCTGGCGCTTTTTGTTTCATGGTTTATTGCAATGCTTTTAGGTATTAGACTCGGTTATTCTTATAAAGATTTACAAAATGCGATTGTACATGGGATATCAAATGGCCTTGAAGCCGTACTGATTCTCGTTTCAGTTGGGGCGCTCATCGGAACATGGATTGCCGGAGGCGTTGTGCCGACTTTGATTTATTACGGACTGGAATTTATTCACCCAAGTATCTTTTTACTGGCAACGTTAATTATTTGTTCCATTATGTCTGTGGCAACAGGAACGTCATGGGGAACAGTCGGAACTGCCGGCATTGCCATGATCGCAATTGGAGAGGGGTTAGGCATTCCGCTTCCTCTAGTAGCGGGAGCTATTCTTTCAGGTGCTTATTTTGGGGACAAGCTGTCTCCGCTGTCTGACAGTACAGTTCTAGCTTCTTCACTATCAAAAGTCGATGTATTGGCTCACGTGAGAGCAATGCTTTATTTATCAATACCTGCTTATGTCATTACAGCTATACTCTTTACAGTTGTTGGATTTATGTACGGCGGGAAAAATATTGATCTTGATAAAGTTGAATTCTTAAAATCATCTTTGCAAAACACGTTTGACATTCATATTTGGATGCTGATCCCGGCAGTTCTCGTCATAGTCTTATTGGCGATGAAAAAGCCATCTATGCCAGTTATCGTAATTGGCGCTTTACTCGGTGCAATCTGGGCTGTTGTTTTCCAAGGAATGGATATTGCCCATGCGATTGCAACTGCGTACAACGGCTTCTCTATTAAAACGGATGTTGAATTTTTGAACGGCTTGTTAAACCGCGGTGGAATTGTCGGTATGCTTGATTCTCTCGTCGTCATCATCTTTGGCCTTGGTTTTGGCGGTCTGCTTGAGAAACTCGGCGTGTTAAAAGTCATTGTTTCAACGTTTGAAAAGAAATTAACTTCAGCCGGCAATGTCACATTGTCTACACTGATCGTAGCGTTTTTAGCAAACATCTTCGGCTGTGCGATGTATGTATCTCTTATTTTGACTCCGAAAATTATGGAAGACAGCTATGATCGCTTACATCTGGACAGAAGAGTGTTATCACGTAACTCAGAGGTCGGGGGAACATTGACTTCGGGGATGGTTCCTTGGTCTGATAATGGGATTTACATGGCTGGTATTTTAGGTGTTTCTACCTTCTCTTATCTGCCGTTTATGTGGCTCAGTTTTGTAGCAATAGGTCTTGCAATTATCTATGGTTATACAGGAAAATTTATATGGTATACGAAAAACAATACAGTTAAAGCCGAAAAACTAGGCTAA
- the ansR gene encoding transcriptional regulator of ansAB (Xre family) (Evidence 1a: Function from experimental evidences in the studied strain; PubMedId: 11914346; Product type r: regulator) produces MNLDRLTELRKKKNWSLQYTADLLGIAKSTYAGYESGYRRPSLEALAMLADLFDTTCDELLGREKQKQTAPQAIELATWSSLDFTISVDGQPLSEDEIIQLITFIRTKRKVQEELS; encoded by the coding sequence ATGAATCTAGATCGTTTAACTGAATTGAGAAAAAAGAAAAATTGGTCGCTTCAATATACAGCTGACCTTCTCGGTATCGCAAAAAGCACATATGCCGGCTACGAGTCAGGCTACCGACGGCCTTCACTTGAAGCGCTTGCCATGCTGGCTGACCTCTTTGACACAACCTGCGATGAACTTTTAGGCCGCGAGAAACAAAAGCAGACTGCTCCTCAGGCCATAGAATTGGCCACGTGGAGCAGCCTCGACTTTACCATTTCTGTTGATGGCCAGCCGCTGAGTGAAGATGAAATCATCCAGCTGATTACCTTTATACGCACAAAAAGAAAAGTACAGGAGGAACTGAGTTAA
- the yqkD gene encoding putative hydrolase (Evidence 3: Putative function from multiple computational evidences; Product type e: enzyme) — MKKILLAIGALVTAVIAIGIVFSHMILFIKKKTDEDIIKRETDNGHDVFESFEQMEKTAFVIPSAYGYDIKGYHVAPHDTPNTIIICHGVTMNVLNSLKYMHLFLDLGWNVLIYDHRRHGQSGGKTTSYGFYEKDDLNKVVSLLKNKTNHRGLIGIHGESMGAVTALLYAGAHCSDGADFYIADCPFACFDEQLAYRLRAEYRLPSWPLLPIADFFLKLRGGYRAREVSPLAVIDKIEKPVLFIHSKDDDYIPVSSTERLYEKKRGPKALYIAENGEHAMSYTKNRHTYRKTVQEFLDNMNDSTE, encoded by the coding sequence TTGAAGAAAATCCTTTTGGCCATTGGCGCGCTCGTAACAGCTGTCATCGCAATCGGAATTGTTTTTTCACATATGATTCTATTCATCAAGAAAAAAACGGATGAAGACATTATCAAAAGAGAGACAGACAACGGACATGATGTGTTTGAATCATTTGAACAAATGGAGAAAACCGCTTTTGTGATACCCTCCGCTTACGGGTACGACATAAAAGGATACCATGTCGCACCGCATGACACACCAAATACCATCATCATCTGCCACGGGGTGACGATGAATGTACTGAATTCTCTTAAGTATATGCATTTATTTCTAGATCTCGGCTGGAATGTGCTCATTTATGACCATCGCCGGCATGGCCAAAGCGGCGGAAAGACGACCAGCTACGGGTTTTACGAAAAGGATGATCTCAATAAGGTTGTCAGCTTGCTCAAAAACAAAACAAATCATCGCGGATTGATCGGAATTCATGGTGAGTCGATGGGGGCCGTGACCGCCCTGCTTTATGCTGGTGCACACTGCAGCGATGGCGCTGATTTTTATATTGCCGATTGTCCGTTCGCATGTTTTGATGAACAGCTTGCCTATCGGCTGAGAGCGGAATACAGGCTCCCGTCTTGGCCCCTGCTTCCTATCGCCGACTTCTTTTTGAAGCTGAGGGGAGGCTATCGCGCACGTGAAGTATCTCCGCTTGCTGTCATTGATAAAATTGAAAAGCCGGTCCTCTTTATTCACAGTAAGGATGATGACTACATTCCTGTTTCTTCAACCGAGCGGCTTTATGAAAAGAAACGCGGTCCGAAAGCGCTGTACATTGCCGAGAACGGTGAACACGCCATGTCATATACCAAAAATCGGCATACGTACCGAAAAACAGTGCAGGAGTTTTTAGACAACATGAATGATTCAACAGAATAA
- the yqkF gene encoding NADPH-dependent aldo-keto reductase (acts on 4-hydroxy-2,3-trans-nonenal) (Evidence 1c: Function from experimental evidences in the studied genus; PubMedId: 9643546, 15317791, 16242712, 24330391; Product type e: enzyme), with protein sequence MRKRKLGTSDLDISEVGLGCMSLGTEKNKALSILDEAIELGINYLDTADLYDRGRNEEIVGDAIQNRRHDIILATKAGNRWDDGSEGWYWDPSKAYIKEAVKKSLTRLKTDYIDLYQLHGGTIEDNIDETIEAFEELKQEGVIRYYGISSIRPNVIKEYVKKSNIVSIMMQFSLFDRRPEEWLPLLEEHQISVVARGPVAKGLLTEKPLDQASESMKQNGYLSYSFEELTNARKAMEEVAPDLSMTEKSLQYLLAQPAVASVITGASKIEQLRENIQAANARRLTEEEIKALQSHTKQDIYKAHRS encoded by the coding sequence ATGAGAAAGCGCAAATTGGGTACATCTGATTTAGACATTAGCGAAGTCGGACTCGGCTGTATGTCTCTTGGAACTGAAAAAAACAAAGCATTGTCCATTCTGGATGAAGCGATCGAGCTTGGCATCAACTATTTGGACACAGCGGATTTGTATGACCGGGGACGCAATGAAGAAATTGTCGGTGATGCGATCCAAAACAGACGCCATGATATTATTCTGGCAACAAAAGCGGGAAACCGTTGGGATGACGGAAGCGAGGGCTGGTATTGGGACCCTTCAAAAGCTTACATAAAAGAGGCGGTAAAAAAGAGCCTTACACGTCTGAAAACAGATTATATCGACCTTTATCAGCTCCACGGCGGCACGATAGAGGACAACATTGATGAAACGATTGAAGCGTTTGAGGAATTAAAACAAGAAGGTGTCATCCGCTACTACGGCATTTCTTCCATCCGCCCGAATGTGATTAAAGAATATGTAAAAAAATCAAACATCGTCAGCATTATGATGCAATTCAGCCTGTTTGACAGACGCCCTGAGGAATGGCTCCCGCTTTTAGAGGAACATCAAATCAGCGTAGTCGCCAGAGGTCCTGTTGCCAAAGGGCTCTTAACTGAAAAACCGCTTGATCAAGCTTCAGAAAGTATGAAACAAAACGGGTACTTGTCCTATTCATTCGAGGAACTGACAAATGCCCGTAAGGCAATGGAGGAAGTGGCTCCCGATCTTTCCATGACAGAAAAGTCGCTGCAGTATCTGCTAGCACAGCCGGCTGTCGCTTCAGTGATTACAGGCGCCAGTAAGATTGAGCAGTTACGGGAAAATATTCAGGCAGCAAATGCACGGCGTTTAACCGAAGAGGAAATCAAAGCGCTCCAATCTCATACGAAACAAGACATTTACAAAGCTCATCGCTCATAG
- the ansB gene encoding L-aspartase (aspartate ammonia lyase) (Evidence 1a: Function from experimental evidences in the studied strain; PubMedId: 1711029; Product type e : enzyme), whose protein sequence is MLNGQKEYRVEKDFLGEKQIEADVYYGIQTLRASENFPITGYKIHEEMINALAIVKKAAALANMDVKRLYEGIGQAIVQAADEILEGKWHDQFIVDPIQGGAGTSMNMNANEVIGNRALEIMGHKKGDYIHLSPNTHVNMSQSTNDVFPTAIHISTLKLLEKLLKTMEDMHSVFKQKAQEFDSVIKMGRTHLQDAVPIRLGQEFEAYSRVLERDIKRIKQSRQHLYEVNMGATAVGTGLNADPEYIKQVVKHLADISGLPLVGADHLVDATQNTDAYTEVSASLKVCMMNMSKIANDLRLMASGPRAGLAEISLPARQPGSSIMPGKVNPVMAELINQIAFQVIGNDNTICLASEAGQLELNVMEPVLVFNLLQSISIMNNGFRSFTDNCLKGIEANEKRMKQYVEKSAGVITAVNPHLGYEAAARIAREAIMTGQSVRDLCLQHDVLTEEELDIILNPYEMTKPGIAGKELLEK, encoded by the coding sequence ATGTTAAACGGCCAAAAAGAATATCGCGTGGAAAAAGACTTCCTTGGGGAAAAACAAATTGAAGCAGATGTTTATTACGGAATTCAGACGCTCCGTGCTTCTGAAAATTTTCCGATCACAGGATACAAAATCCATGAGGAAATGATTAACGCACTGGCGATTGTGAAAAAAGCTGCGGCTCTTGCCAACATGGACGTGAAACGGCTGTATGAAGGAATTGGCCAAGCTATCGTACAAGCCGCTGACGAGATTCTGGAAGGCAAGTGGCACGATCAGTTTATCGTCGATCCGATTCAGGGCGGTGCCGGAACTTCTATGAACATGAACGCGAATGAGGTTATCGGAAACCGGGCGCTTGAAATCATGGGACATAAAAAGGGAGATTATATCCATTTAAGTCCAAACACACATGTGAACATGTCACAGTCTACGAACGATGTGTTCCCGACTGCTATCCATATTTCCACATTGAAGCTCTTAGAAAAACTGCTGAAAACAATGGAAGATATGCATAGTGTGTTTAAGCAAAAAGCACAGGAGTTTGACTCTGTTATTAAAATGGGCCGGACACACCTTCAAGATGCGGTTCCGATCCGTCTTGGCCAGGAATTCGAAGCTTACAGCCGTGTTCTCGAGCGTGATATCAAACGAATCAAGCAATCGCGCCAGCACCTGTATGAAGTCAACATGGGCGCAACTGCTGTTGGTACAGGGCTGAACGCTGATCCTGAATATATCAAACAGGTAGTAAAGCACCTTGCTGATATTAGCGGGCTTCCTCTTGTCGGCGCTGATCATCTTGTTGATGCGACACAAAATACAGATGCCTATACAGAGGTATCAGCTTCATTAAAAGTCTGCATGATGAACATGTCGAAGATCGCAAACGACCTGCGCTTAATGGCGTCGGGACCGCGCGCCGGACTTGCGGAAATTTCTCTGCCTGCACGTCAGCCGGGTTCATCTATTATGCCGGGGAAAGTCAATCCGGTTATGGCGGAGCTGATCAACCAAATTGCGTTCCAGGTTATCGGAAATGACAATACAATCTGCCTTGCTTCAGAAGCCGGCCAGCTTGAGTTGAACGTCATGGAGCCCGTGCTTGTCTTTAATTTGCTTCAATCCATCAGCATCATGAACAACGGCTTCCGTTCGTTCACTGACAACTGCTTAAAAGGCATTGAAGCCAACGAAAAGCGTATGAAGCAATACGTAGAAAAAAGCGCAGGCGTGATCACAGCTGTCAATCCGCATCTTGGGTATGAAGCGGCAGCTAGAATTGCCAGGGAAGCAATTATGACAGGGCAATCTGTCCGGGATCTTTGTCTGCAGCATGATGTGCTGACTGAAGAAGAATTGGATATTATTTTAAACCCATATGAGATGACCAAACCAGGTATCGCAGGGAAAGAACTATTAGAAAAATAA